From the genome of Spirosomataceae bacterium TFI 002, one region includes:
- a CDS encoding Glycosyltransferase involved in cell wall bisynthesis — MNSLQISVLIPLLNEDESLPELASWIEKVMTANKFSYEVIFVDDGSNDNSWKVIKQLQTGNANIKGIKFSKNNGKTAALQTGFQVTKGDVVITMDADLQDSPDEIPELYDMVVNQGYDLVSGWKKKRKDPILSKNLPSKLFNWAARKISGVQLHDFNCGLKAYNSKVVKSINIYGEMHRYIPVIAKWNGFDKITEKPVHHQARKYGTTKFGIDRFINGFLDLLSLTFVNKFGRRPMHFFGTFGVLAFFLGSVITVYLMVQKVYNIVNGLSYRNVTDNPFFFIALSAIIIGFQMFLAGFLGELFIKQSVKEIDYIIDETI; from the coding sequence ATGAATTCCCTTCAAATTAGCGTTCTCATTCCTCTATTGAATGAAGACGAATCTCTGCCCGAACTCGCTTCGTGGATTGAAAAGGTAATGACTGCAAATAAATTTAGCTACGAAGTAATCTTTGTAGATGATGGCAGCAATGATAACTCCTGGAAGGTTATTAAGCAACTTCAGACTGGCAATGCCAATATCAAGGGAATAAAATTCAGCAAAAACAATGGTAAGACTGCAGCTCTTCAAACTGGTTTCCAAGTTACCAAAGGAGATGTTGTCATTACCATGGATGCTGACTTGCAAGACAGTCCAGATGAGATCCCAGAATTGTACGACATGGTCGTAAATCAAGGCTATGATTTGGTATCTGGCTGGAAGAAAAAAAGAAAAGACCCCATTTTAAGCAAAAACTTACCTAGTAAGCTTTTCAATTGGGCAGCAAGGAAAATTTCGGGAGTTCAGCTCCATGATTTCAATTGTGGCTTGAAAGCCTACAATTCTAAAGTTGTGAAATCAATTAATATTTACGGTGAAATGCATAGGTACATTCCAGTAATTGCAAAGTGGAATGGCTTTGATAAAATCACAGAAAAACCAGTGCATCATCAAGCTAGAAAATACGGCACAACCAAATTTGGCATTGACAGATTTATCAACGGCTTTTTAGACCTTTTAAGCCTTACTTTTGTCAATAAATTTGGTAGGCGACCAATGCACTTCTTTGGTACATTTGGCGTGTTAGCTTTCTTTTTGGGCAGTGTCATTACTGTATACTTGATGGTCCAAAAAGTATATAACATTGTAAATGGATTAAGCTATAGAAACGTCACAGATAATCCTTTCTTCTTTATCGCTTTGTCAGCTATAATTATTGGCTTTCAGATGTTCCTAGCGGGTTTTCTGGGTGAATTATTCATTAAACAATCTGTTAAAGAAATAGATTATATAATAGATGAAACGATTTAA
- a CDS encoding D-alanine-D-alanine ligase, translating to MSTKIKVGIFFGGQSREREISFRGGKTAFEHIDKSIFEPIPIFVDSLGNFIQLKPELLYEDSLKDFYPSKNLNNGHRVYIESLGELNDTQLYKLIYKIGKEIKPEKLKAAMDFAFVVMHGPYAEDGSIQGLLEWFGIPYMGPGLLGSAIGIDKSFQNKLINVATNQKKKSLTISKKEWDLANKSDLFSALINEIGFPFVVKSPHQGSSIGVAIVKKRSTEEFSKAMSQCFFETTISQKDWSKLTRRQKKNLMDKMLNLSEGIGFPVVLDRETIYHPTTLIKTLDNYLSTSEEAILSSYNSEDFVLIEEFIDGREFSIGIIQDDDLKAYALPPTEIYGNTEAFDFKSKYQTNTTKKRIPVDTNFTNLEKIESSALTAFEFTGMSVVCRIDGFLTPANEIILHDPNTLPGMSPTSLIFKQLIEIGISITQGITYLIRQSCIQRKRSGKHTHKYAALVERIDALMQASNAKEKKKVAIIFGENADDYSKAQLAFNQFAASEEYNGTCICAARNGNYYQIPINKMFKGDILEFGQSIGAPTHEFVQKLVTKTEKIRNFYAGEVDFKVKKIEKDHIQNDFDLLYSSQKENFIESI from the coding sequence ATGAGTACAAAAATTAAAGTTGGTATTTTTTTCGGTGGACAATCTAGAGAAAGAGAAATTTCTTTCAGAGGAGGGAAAACAGCTTTTGAACATATAGATAAGTCCATTTTTGAACCAATTCCAATTTTTGTAGATAGCCTTGGTAATTTCATTCAATTGAAACCTGAATTGCTATATGAGGATTCCCTTAAGGATTTCTACCCTTCAAAAAACCTCAATAATGGTCACAGGGTTTATATAGAGTCGTTGGGTGAGTTAAATGATACTCAACTTTATAAATTAATATACAAAATTGGTAAGGAAATAAAGCCCGAAAAGCTGAAAGCAGCAATGGATTTCGCTTTTGTGGTAATGCACGGACCTTATGCCGAAGACGGCAGCATTCAAGGTTTATTAGAATGGTTTGGGATTCCATATATGGGTCCAGGGCTTCTTGGTTCGGCAATAGGCATAGATAAGTCCTTTCAAAATAAGCTTATCAATGTTGCAACTAACCAAAAGAAAAAATCATTAACGATTTCGAAAAAAGAGTGGGATTTAGCTAATAAATCGGACCTATTCTCAGCATTAATAAATGAAATTGGTTTTCCATTTGTTGTAAAATCTCCTCACCAAGGATCTTCCATTGGGGTAGCTATTGTCAAAAAGAGAAGTACAGAAGAGTTTTCAAAAGCCATGTCACAATGCTTTTTTGAAACTACTATAAGTCAAAAAGACTGGAGTAAACTTACTCGTAGACAGAAGAAAAACTTAATGGATAAAATGCTCAATCTGAGCGAAGGAATTGGCTTCCCTGTTGTATTAGACAGAGAAACAATCTACCATCCAACCACTTTAATTAAGACTTTAGATAATTACCTAAGCACATCAGAAGAAGCGATATTATCCTCGTACAATTCTGAAGATTTCGTACTTATTGAAGAGTTTATCGATGGTCGAGAGTTCTCTATTGGCATCATTCAAGACGATGATTTAAAAGCTTACGCCCTACCTCCTACCGAGATCTATGGTAATACAGAAGCATTTGACTTCAAGTCTAAGTATCAAACTAATACAACGAAAAAGCGTATACCTGTAGATACTAATTTCACAAACCTAGAGAAAATAGAATCGAGTGCCCTTACAGCTTTTGAGTTTACAGGCATGAGTGTTGTTTGTAGAATAGATGGCTTCCTTACTCCGGCAAACGAAATTATCTTACACGATCCCAATACCTTACCAGGGATGTCACCTACCAGTCTAATATTCAAGCAATTGATTGAGATTGGCATATCTATCACTCAAGGTATTACTTATCTGATAAGACAGTCGTGTATTCAACGAAAAAGAAGCGGCAAGCATACGCATAAATACGCTGCCTTAGTTGAAAGAATTGATGCCTTAATGCAGGCCAGCAATGCGAAAGAGAAAAAGAAGGTTGCCATAATATTTGGTGAAAATGCTGATGATTACTCAAAAGCCCAACTTGCTTTTAACCAATTTGCAGCCTCTGAAGAATACAATGGTACATGTATATGTGCTGCTCGCAATGGCAACTACTATCAAATCCCCATTAATAAAATGTTCAAAGGAGACATTTTAGAATTTGGACAATCAATTGGTGCACCAACACATGAATTTGTTCAAAAGCTAGTGACTAAAACTGAGAAAATCAGAAACTTTTATGCAGGCGAAGTAGATTTCAAGGTTAAGAAAATCGAAAAAGATCATATCCAAAACGACTTTGATTTGCTTTACTCATCTCAGAAAGAAAACTTTATAGAAAGCATTTAA
- a CDS encoding Fe-S cluster biogenesis protein NfuA, 4Fe-4S-binding domain, translated as MTNILANIEKALDAVRPYLEADGGNVSIVELTEDMTVRLELLGACGSCPMSAMTFKAGLEEAILKAVPEVKKVEAINLTTA; from the coding sequence ATGACCAATATACTAGCAAATATCGAGAAGGCTTTAGACGCCGTTAGACCATATCTGGAGGCGGATGGAGGAAACGTAAGCATTGTAGAACTTACAGAGGATATGACAGTTAGATTGGAATTGCTTGGTGCGTGTGGTTCATGTCCTATGTCGGCCATGACGTTTAAGGCGGGATTGGAAGAAGCGATTCTAAAGGCAGTACCAGAAGTAAAAAAAGTAGAAGCCATTAATTTGACTACAGCATAA
- a CDS encoding ATP-binding protein involved in chromosome partitioning encodes MGELSITKEKILAALSTVEEPDLKKDLVTLNMIQNVEVGVNQLSFTVVLTTPACPLKELIKQRCVTALEAAFGKGIQIDINMTADVTSIRNNAPQLPGVKNIIAVSSGKGGVGKSTVTVNLAMALKNAGAKVGIIDADIFGPSIPIMFGAEDVQPLITQKDGKNLIQPISQYGIKMISIGFLTPADSAVVWRGPMASQALRQFFGDVEWGELDYVLIDLPPGTSDIHLTLVQTVPVTGAIIVTTPQKVAMADANKGLAMFKQPQINVPILGIVENMAYFTPAELPDNKYYIFGKNGGEAMAKKHGVPLLGQIPLVQSIRESGDEGRPIMMDLDQSVNEAFKKTAEALAQQVAIRNANMPASEKVNIVNM; translated from the coding sequence ATGGGGGAACTTTCCATCACCAAAGAAAAAATACTTGCAGCACTAAGTACCGTAGAAGAGCCAGATCTTAAAAAGGACTTAGTTACCTTAAATATGATTCAGAATGTGGAAGTTGGCGTCAACCAACTTAGCTTCACCGTAGTTCTGACAACACCAGCTTGCCCACTAAAAGAGCTTATCAAACAACGATGTGTAACAGCTTTAGAAGCTGCTTTTGGAAAAGGTATACAAATCGACATTAATATGACTGCCGATGTTACCTCCATAAGAAACAATGCACCACAACTTCCTGGAGTAAAGAACATAATCGCAGTTTCTTCCGGAAAAGGTGGCGTAGGAAAATCTACAGTTACTGTTAATTTAGCAATGGCTCTAAAAAATGCTGGTGCGAAAGTAGGGATCATTGATGCAGATATCTTTGGACCTTCAATCCCTATCATGTTTGGAGCAGAGGATGTGCAACCACTCATTACTCAAAAAGATGGCAAGAATCTTATCCAGCCTATAAGTCAATATGGAATAAAGATGATTTCAATTGGTTTTTTAACACCTGCAGATAGTGCAGTTGTATGGAGAGGACCAATGGCAAGCCAGGCATTGAGGCAGTTTTTTGGTGATGTAGAATGGGGCGAACTTGATTATGTACTCATTGACCTTCCCCCTGGAACAAGCGACATACACCTAACTTTGGTACAAACAGTCCCTGTAACAGGTGCTATTATTGTCACTACACCACAGAAAGTTGCAATGGCGGATGCTAATAAGGGACTTGCGATGTTCAAACAACCTCAAATTAATGTACCAATTTTAGGAATCGTAGAAAACATGGCTTACTTTACTCCTGCAGAACTCCCTGATAACAAGTATTATATCTTCGGAAAGAATGGTGGAGAGGCCATGGCGAAGAAACACGGCGTACCGCTTTTAGGACAAATTCCGTTGGTACAAAGTATAAGGGAAAGCGGAGACGAAGGAAGACCAATAATGATGGATTTGGATCAAAGTGTGAATGAAGCATTCAAAAAAACCGCTGAAGCTTTGGCTCAACAAGTTGCAATTCGCAATGCAAATATGCCAGCTTCGGAAAAGGTTAATATAGTGAATATGTAA
- a CDS encoding GSCFA family protein, giving the protein MKFRTEIERVSFPFKLDIDSQILSLGSCFAQVIGEYLDNYKIINTTNPFGVLFNPISIAQNLLTAINNTEASPLLFTLKDEASVHFEYHSIISAENEIELADIIKKKNIQVSKDLKSADLLILTFGTAWVHVLNKSEKIVANCHKQNSSQFSKRLITETEFKEFYNELILKLKEINPNLQILLSVSPVIHSREGLIGNSVSKSTLIHFSHLLASNYENVSYFPGYEIVTNDLRDYRFYKDDLIHPAPFSERYILDYFMEQVGSQNLKNHIASFTKLKSNVAHRPFNEYSISFLNHLQRTLEELKDYPYKVDLEKEINSIDQKIKELQKAIKS; this is encoded by the coding sequence TTGAAGTTTCGTACAGAAATAGAACGGGTTTCATTTCCATTTAAACTGGATATTGACAGCCAAATACTTTCACTAGGATCTTGCTTTGCACAAGTAATTGGAGAGTATTTAGATAATTACAAAATTATTAATACGACCAATCCTTTTGGTGTTTTATTTAACCCAATATCTATTGCTCAAAACTTACTGACCGCCATCAATAACACAGAAGCTTCTCCTTTATTATTTACACTAAAGGATGAAGCTTCTGTGCATTTCGAATATCACTCAATTATTTCGGCTGAGAATGAAATTGAATTAGCTGATATTATTAAGAAAAAAAACATACAAGTAAGCAAGGATCTAAAAAGTGCCGACTTACTGATTTTGACTTTTGGAACAGCTTGGGTTCATGTTTTAAATAAATCCGAGAAAATTGTAGCAAACTGTCACAAACAGAATTCTTCACAATTCTCAAAAAGACTCATTACAGAAACAGAATTCAAAGAATTTTACAATGAATTAATTTTAAAGCTCAAGGAGATAAATCCAAACTTGCAAATTCTTCTAAGTGTAAGTCCTGTTATACATAGCCGAGAGGGTCTCATCGGAAACAGTGTTTCAAAGTCCACACTTATTCATTTTTCGCACTTACTAGCCAGCAATTACGAAAACGTGTCATATTTCCCTGGCTACGAAATAGTTACAAATGACTTAAGAGACTATAGGTTTTACAAAGATGACCTTATACACCCCGCTCCTTTTTCAGAAAGATATATTCTCGACTATTTTATGGAGCAAGTTGGAAGCCAAAACCTAAAAAATCATATTGCTAGTTTCACTAAACTAAAAAGCAATGTGGCTCATAGGCCATTTAACGAGTACAGCATTTCTTTCCTCAATCACCTTCAAAGAACTCTTGAAGAACTAAAGGACTATCCTTACAAAGTGGATTTGGAAAAAGAAATCAACTCAATTGATCAAAAAATTAAAGAATTACAAAAAGCAATTAAGTCCTAA
- a CDS encoding dihydroxyacid dehydratase, whose product MEQNKSKKLRSADWFGKEGKDGIIYRSWIKNQGYPADQFKNKPVIGICNTWSEVTPCNGHFREIAQFVKNGIYEAGGFPLEFPVMSLGETLVRPTAMLYRNLASMTVEESIRGNPFDAVVLLTGCDKTTPSLIMGAASVGLPTIVVPGGPMLNGNFRGEALGSGTSVWKVDEKMKRGEFTSEDLEEFESCMSRSIGHCNTMGTASTMAMMTEALGLTLPGISSIPAADSRKKMMSHLTGRRIVEMVKEDLTIEKVLTRGAFENAIKVNSAVGGSTNFILHLLAISRRMGIDLELDDFDKLGAAIPLLVNLMPSGKYLMEDFYYAGGLQVVIKELANHLDSSAISVNSKSIVENSSKARNWNEEVITPIEKPLQENAGISVVRGNLCKDGAVIKVSAASKSLLKHTGKAVVFESIEDYHARIDDPELDIDKDSVMVLKNVGPKGYPGMPEVGNMALPQKLLKQGVDDLIRISDGRMSGTAYGTVFLHVSPESALGSPLALVQNGDMISCDVEKKSLELLVSDEELEKRRKEWKPIDLEFNRGYINLYIDRVNQAHEGADFDFLVGKSGHVVKRESH is encoded by the coding sequence ATGGAACAAAATAAAAGCAAAAAACTAAGAAGTGCCGACTGGTTCGGGAAGGAAGGGAAAGACGGAATCATATACCGAAGCTGGATTAAAAATCAAGGATACCCTGCCGATCAGTTTAAAAACAAGCCAGTTATAGGAATTTGTAACACATGGTCTGAAGTTACTCCGTGCAATGGACATTTTCGTGAAATAGCACAATTTGTAAAAAATGGCATCTACGAAGCTGGTGGCTTTCCTTTGGAATTCCCTGTAATGTCTCTTGGTGAAACATTAGTAAGACCTACAGCTATGTTGTACCGAAACCTCGCTTCTATGACAGTGGAGGAAAGCATTAGAGGAAACCCTTTTGATGCGGTTGTTCTACTCACAGGTTGTGACAAAACCACACCTTCTCTCATCATGGGAGCAGCGAGTGTTGGGTTGCCGACTATTGTTGTACCTGGAGGACCTATGCTAAATGGAAACTTCAGAGGAGAAGCTCTCGGTTCTGGAACTAGTGTGTGGAAAGTGGACGAAAAAATGAAAAGAGGAGAATTCACTTCGGAAGATCTGGAAGAGTTTGAGTCTTGTATGAGTCGAAGCATAGGCCATTGCAATACAATGGGCACCGCTTCTACCATGGCAATGATGACCGAAGCTTTAGGATTAACACTTCCTGGTATTTCCTCTATTCCTGCTGCCGATTCTCGCAAAAAGATGATGTCTCACCTTACAGGAAGGCGAATTGTGGAGATGGTAAAAGAGGATCTTACTATAGAAAAAGTACTAACTCGTGGTGCATTTGAAAATGCTATCAAGGTAAATTCCGCAGTTGGTGGTTCTACAAATTTTATTTTACACTTATTAGCAATATCCAGGAGAATGGGTATTGATTTAGAACTTGACGATTTTGACAAATTAGGAGCTGCTATACCATTATTAGTAAATCTAATGCCAAGTGGAAAATACCTTATGGAGGATTTCTACTATGCAGGAGGACTACAAGTAGTAATTAAAGAATTAGCTAATCACCTAGACAGCTCAGCAATTTCTGTAAATAGTAAGTCTATCGTAGAAAACTCTTCGAAAGCTCGCAACTGGAATGAAGAAGTTATTACACCAATTGAAAAACCACTGCAAGAAAATGCTGGTATATCAGTGGTAAGAGGAAACTTATGTAAAGATGGTGCCGTGATTAAAGTATCAGCAGCCTCAAAATCATTACTCAAGCATACAGGAAAAGCCGTAGTTTTTGAAAGCATTGAAGACTATCACGCTCGAATAGATGATCCAGAACTAGACATAGACAAAGACTCTGTAATGGTTCTTAAAAACGTGGGTCCAAAAGGCTACCCAGGCATGCCTGAGGTGGGCAATATGGCACTACCACAAAAACTACTCAAACAGGGTGTTGATGACCTCATACGAATTTCTGATGGTAGAATGAGTGGAACTGCTTATGGTACAGTTTTCTTACACGTATCGCCAGAATCTGCTCTTGGAAGTCCATTAGCTTTAGTTCAAAACGGCGACATGATATCATGTGACGTAGAAAAGAAATCTCTTGAACTTCTAGTATCTGATGAAGAACTAGAAAAAAGAAGAAAAGAATGGAAACCGATTGATTTGGAATTCAATAGAGGGTATATAAATCTATATATTGATAGAGTAAATCAAGCTCATGAAGGAGCAGACTTTGATTTCCTAGTCGGTAAATCAGGACATGTAGTAAAACGAGAATCTCATTGA